The Candidatus Falkowbacteria bacterium nucleotide sequence CCATCGTTTTGCCGGCCATAAGACCACTCATGGTACCAAAGACCAGGTCCGTATGCCTGGCTCGATCGGCGCCGGTGAGCCGCAGCACGTTTTCAAAGGCACCCGCATGGCTGGCCGCATGGGCGGTGAGTCTGTTACCGTTTCGAATTTAGAGATTATCGATATCGACCTTGAAGAAGGCACTATGCTGGTCAAAGGCGCTTTGCCAGGCGCTCGCAACGGCGTTCTGACCATCGTCGGACGCGGCGACCTCAAGACCAAGGCTGCAGCTGAAGCAAAAGCTGAAGAGAAGGTCGAAGAGGTGAAGCAGGAAGAAGCTAAGACCGAGGTCAAAGCTGAAGAGAAGGTTGAAGAAACCAAGGCAGAAGAGAAGACCGAGACTAAGGCTGAAACAAAGGCCGAAGAGAAGCCAGCTGCCGAAGTGAAAGAGGAGGCTAAGGTTGAAGAGAAGTCGGAAGAGAAAAAGGAAGAGCCTAAGCCAAAGACTGAAAAGAAAGCTGAAGAGAAGTTTGAAGATAGCTATATTGATAAGTTCAATCACTTACCAGAAGCTGAACGTGAGAAATATTCACAGCCAGCCATCATGGATGCTTTGAACGAATTGGAAAGGCAATATAACATTGATTTGGTTCCTGTCTTGACCAAGGTTGCAGTTGCCGAACTCAAGACCGAAGAGGTCGCCAAGTTCATCGAGACCGAATTCAAGCTTGAGACCGCCAAGGCTGAGGAAATCGCCAAGGCCATGCAAGATAAAATTTTTAACCTCGTTGCCGCCGCTCCGGCTGCCCCAACAGAGGCTCCAGTAACTAGCGAAAAATAACTATGACTAAAGTTAAGTTGTACAATCAAAAAGCCGAGGCAATTGGCGAGCAGGAATTGAATGACCGTATTTTCGCTGTTGCTTTGAATGATGGCTTGGTCCATCAGGCAGTCGTTACCCAGCTGGCTAACGAACGACAGGTTTTGGCCCACACCAAAGGTCGCGCTGAAGTGCGCGGCGGCGGCAAGAAGCCATGGAAACAGAAGGGCACCGGACGCGCTCGCGCCGGTTCATCCCGTTCACCGATCTGGATCGGCGGCGGCGTGACCTTCGGTCCGTTGAACAATCGCAATTTCACAAAGAAGATCAACACGAAGATGAAGCAGCAGGCTTTATATATGGCTTTGACCGACAAGTTGGCTCACAATCAGCTGATGCTGCTTGATAAGGTCGAGTTCACCGAAATCAAGACCAAGGTTTTTAGTGAGATGCTTAAGGGTATCGAGACTAAGGTTTTGCCTCGCGAGGCTAAGACTAAGCGCAGCGCTTTGGTCGTATTAGCCGGCAAGGATGAAAATACCAAGCTTTCTGGACGCAACCTGGCTGGCGTCGAGGTCATCAATCTGGACAACCTGAACATCGTCGATGTCCTGAAATACCGCGACCTGATCATGACCGTCGATGGTGTTAAAAAATTAGAAGCAAGATTAAAGTAAATCTATGGCAATATTTGGCAAAAAAGAAGAAACTGCAGCTGCCAGCAAGCCGGCCGCCAAGAAATCGGCTGCCCCTAAGACTGCTAAGACTGCCGCTGCCAAGGCTCCAGCCGATTCCAGCATGAAGGATCTTTATTCGGAAGGCGGCAAGAAAGCGTCTGATAAGACCGAGAGCAAGCGCAAGTATGATCAGGCTTATCGCTGGATCGTCAAGCCGTTGGTTACTGAGAAGGCCAGCGTCCTGAACGCCTTGAACCAATATGTTTTCGCCGTTGCTAAGGATGCCAACAAGATCGAGGTGGCCAAGGCCATCGAGTCGATCTACGGAGTCAAGCCGGTTTCCGTAAACATGCTGCGTGTCTCTGGCAAGAACGTCCGCTTCGGACGCATCCAGGGCAAGCGCAAGGATTGGAAGAAGGCCGTCGTCACTCTGCCGGCCGGCAAGTCGATCAAAGTTTACGAAGGAGTTTAATAGAAAGTAATTCGCATTGAGCATATATGGCTATTATCAAAGTAAAACCTACAACCAATGGACGGCGCGGAATGAGTTTTGATGATTTTTCAGACATCACCAAACGCGAACCGGAAAAGGCATTGGTCATCGTAAAAAAGCGCTGCTCTGGCCGCAATAACCAGGGTAAGATCACTGTCCGCCATCGCGGCGGCGGTTCTAAGCGCGGCATCCGCATCATCGATTTCAAGCGTGACAAGTTCGGCATTCCGGGCAAGGTCGCAGCTATCGAGTACGATCCGAATCGCGGAGCCCGTTTAGCTTTGATTAATTATGCCGATGGCGCGAAGCGTTATATCGTCGCTCCTGTCGACTTGAATGTCGGCGCAGCCATTATGAGCTCACAAGAGCAGATCGAGATCCTTCCAGGAAACGCGATGCCGGTCAAGTTCATCCCAGCCGGTGTCATGATTTACAATATCGAGTTACAGCCTGGCCAGGGCGGCAAGATCGCCCGCGGTGCCGGTGTCGGAGTCCGCGTGATGGGCGTCGAGGGCAATTTCGCCCAGATCAAGATGCCATCCGGCGAAATCCGCCTGATCAAGAAAGAATGCTTGTGCTCTATCGGCCAAGTCTCCAATCCTGACCATTCGAAGATCAATGTCGGCAAGGCCGGACGCAGCCGCCGTATGGGCATCCGTCCTACCGTCCGCGGTACGGCCATGAATCCGAATGATCATCCACATGGCGGCGGCGAAGGCAACCAGCCGATCGGTTTGAAGCATCCGAAGACCAAGTGGGGCAAGCACGCTTTGGGCGTCAAGACTCGCAGGAGCAAGAAGTCCTCGAGCAAGCTGATCATCCAGAGGCGCAAAAAGAACAAGTAATTCAACATTCCAATATTATGTCGAGAAGTTTAAAAAAAGGTCCATACGTTAATGAGCGCATCGTAAAGAAGGTGCTGAACCTGAAGCCAGGCGATAAGACTGTGATCAAGGTTTGGGATCGCGCTGCCACCATCACCCCGGAAATGGTAGGATTCACATTCGGCGTCCACAACGGCCGCCAGCACACTCCGGTTTATGTGGTTGAGAACATGGTCGGCCACAAGCTGGGAGAATTCTCTCCGACCAGGAAGTTCGTCAGCCATGGCGGCAAGATGGCCAAAGATCAGGCCAAAGGCAAGAAGTAAGCATTTAACTAAACTTGGACATTAGGTAATCATATGGAAATTACAGCCAAAGCAAAACATATTCACATGTCAGCACGCAAGGTCCGCCTGGTGGTTGATGTGGTGCGCGGCAATAAGGTTGATCAGGCTTTAGCACAGTTGCAGTTCATCAATAAGCTTGCTACCAAACCGGTCGCCAAGCTGATCAATTCGGCTATCGCCAACGCGGAACACAACTTCAATCTGGATCGCACCAACCTGTTCGTCAAGACCATCCGCGTCGATGAAGGCGTGACCATGAAGCGCTGGATGCCTAAGGCTCATGGACGCGCTACCCCGATCCGCAAGCGCTCCAGCCACATCATCGTGACTCTGGCTGAAATCAAAGATAGCGGCAGCCTGAAGGCTCGCGAGCAGAAGATCGAGGCTCCGATCAAACTCGGCACTAAGCCGACCGAAGAAGAGGGAGTCAAGGTCAAGAAGACTGACAAATCAAATGTACCGACCGAGACTGCTGATGAGAAGGGCGCCAAGGTCAATGACCCGCGCTATACCGGACGCAGCGGACACGCTAAAGTCGAAGGCGGCAGCAAAGGCTTCGTCGGCAAGATGTTTCAGCGCAAGAGCGGCTAATATTTTGAGAATAACTAATAAGATACTATGGGACAAAAAGTCAATCCAAAAATTTTCCGAATCGGCATTACTAGAACCTGGGATTCGAAGTGGTTTGCTCAAGGCAAGGCCTATGCAAGCAATTTGGAACAGGATACCAAAGTGCGCAGGTATTTGATCAAGGAATTGCGCGAAGCCGGTGTCGATCGCGTAGAAGTCGAACGGAATCATAAGAAGATTTCTGTCGGCATCTTTACTGCTAAGCCGGGACTGATTATCGGCCGCGGTGGCGCAGGTGCGGAAGATTTGAAGAAGAAGATCCACACCAAGTTTTTGAAAAATTATAAGATTTCCGACATTACTTTGAATATCACCGAAGTTGATCGTCCGAATCTGTCAGCCCAAATCCTGGCCCAGTCGATGGCTTTGGAAATCGAGAAGCGCATGCCTTTCCGCCGCGTCATGAAGCAGGCTATCAACCGCGTCGAGCGGGCCGGAGCCTTGGGCGTCAAAGTCGGCATCAAGGGTCGTCTGAACGGTGCGGAAATCGCCCGTAGCGAAGTCCTGACTTCCGGTTCGATCCCGCTGCACACCATGCGCGCAGACATCGATTACGCTCTGACCACTGCCGCCACCACCTACGGCGCTATCGGCATCAAAGTCTGGGTCTACAAAGGCGAAGTATTCGGCGGTGCCCAGTCCAAGAAGGGCGAAGTCATCAGAGAAAGGTCTAAAAAGTAATTTTTGTATAATAGTTTGAAGAAAATACTATGTTAATGCCCAAGAAAACTAAATGGCGCAAATCACATAAAGGCAGCCGCGGAGGCAAGGCTACTCGCATGATCGATGTCAGTTTCGGCGAGTTCGGCTTGCAGAGCACTGAGAACTGCTGGGTTACCGCCCGTCAGATTGAAGCTACCCGCCGTGTCTTGACCCGCTACTTGAAAAAGGGCGGCAAGCTCTGGATCCGCGTTTTCCCGCACAAGCCGGTCACTCAGAAGTCAGGCGAAGTGCCTATGGGTAAAGGTAAGGGTTCAGTCGATCATTATGTGGCAGTCGTCAAGCCAGGCATGGTCTTGTTCGAAATCGAAGGTATTACCGCTGAATTGGCACGCGAGGCGATAACTTTGGCCGGCCACAAGCTGCCGGTGAAGTCTAAGTTCGTAACTAAGCACTAAGAATATGGAACTAAAAGAGTTAAAAACCAAGAGTGAAGCGGAATTGCACCGTTCGTTGGCCGAATCACGGGAGAAGTTGCGCGATCTGCGCTTCAAGGACGCTTCACGACAGCTGAAGGATGTGCGCGAAATCAGGGAAGTGAAAAAGCTAATTGCCCAGATTTTAACTCTGCTCCATCTGCCGAAGCAGTCGAGTGATCAATAATCCAATCATTAGATAACTATGACTAAAGAAGTTATTAAAACTGAAAATACAGCCGCCGCCCCGATCCACCGCAAATTCAGCGGCGTGGTCATGAGCGACAAGATGGATAAGACCATCACCGTCAAAGTCGAGCAGGTGAAGATCCACCCCAAGTACAAGAAGCGCTATACCGTCAGCACCAAATATAAAGTTCATGACGAGAAGAACCAGTATAAGGTAGGGGATAAGGTCAATTTCGTCGAATGCCGCCCTTTGTCTCGCGACAAGCGCTGGCGCGTAGTTAACGCCTAAGAAATATTTGAGAACAATCATATGATACAGATGGGAACACGTTTATTAGTAGCCGACAACAGCGGAGCCAAGAGGGTCCAGTGCATTAAGGTGCTCGGCGCGACCAAGAAGCGCTATGCCCGCATCGCTGAAATCATCACCGTTGCAGTCAAGGAAGCGGCACCGCACATGTCGATCAAGAAGGGTGATGTAGCTCACGCCGTGATTGTTCGCGTCAAGAAAGAGATCAGGCGCAACGACGGGACCTATATCCGCTTCAGCGAGAACGCTTGCGTCATTATCGATAAGAACAAGAAGGAACCGAAGGCCACCCGCGTGTTCGGTCCGATCGCCCGCGAAGTGCGCAAGGCAGGCTATCAGAAGATCGCCTCGCTCGCTCCTGAGGTGCTATAACTAAAACATTGGACAGCGTATATGAAAATCAAGAAAAACGACAAAGTAATGATCCTGGCCGGCAAGGATAACGGCAAGACCGGCAAGGTCCTGCAGGTATTCCCGGTAAGGCAGCGCGTCAGCGTTGAAGGCTTGAATCTTTTGATCAAGCATTTGCGCCCACGTCGCGAAGGCGAGAAAGGCCAGCGCATCGAGTTTCCAGCCCCATTGAACATGTCCAATGTCATGCTGGTCTGCACCAAGTGCGGCAAGCCGACCCGAGTCGCCTATAAGGTCACCGAAGGCGCTGATGGCGCCAAGAAGACCAAGGTGCGAGTATGTAAGAAATGTAAACAAGTGATCGATTAACCATATGAGATTACAAGAGCGATACAAAAAGGAAATATTGCCTAGCCTCCAGAAGGAATTCGGCATCAAGAACATCTTGGCAACACCGCGCTTAGTGAAGGTAGTGTTGAACGTCGGTGTCGGCCGCCAGACCAAGGAGCAGGCTTTCGTCGATAACGTCGAGAAGACCCTGACCAGGATCACTGGCCAGAAGCCGGTCAAGACCAAGGCCAGGAAGTCGATTGCTTCTTTCAAGGTCCGTGAGGGCCAGATCATCGGCCTCAAGGTGACTTTGCGCGGCCAGCGGATGTATGACTTCCTCGAGAAGCTGGTATCCGTGTCTTTCCCGCGCATCCGCGACTTCCGCGGCATCTCTGACAAGATGGTCGACAAGCAGGGCAATATGACCATCGGCTTCAAAGAGCACACGGCTTTCCCGGAAGTCAGAGCTGAAGATATCGACAATGTCCATGGCCTGGAGATCTGCATCGACACTACCGCCGAGAACCGCGAGACCGGTTTGGCCCTGTTCCGAGCGTTGGGTTTTCCTTTTAAGACCGAAGAAAAATAATTGATCAAAGAATATGGCGACTAAAGCACAAATCGCAAAGTCTAACAGAAAGCCGAAATTTAGCACCAGGGTTGTCCGTCGTTGCTGGCGATGTGGTCGAAACCATGGGTACATCCGTGATTTCAACCTCTGCCGCATCTGTTTTCGCGAACTAGCCACTGCTGGCGAACTTCCAGGGGTGACGAAATCAAGCTGGTAATCATTCGTTTACATAACATTTTTTAAGTAGCAATATTATGATGGATCCTATTGCGGACATGCTAACAAGGATAAGAAATGCTTCAGCTATCAGAAAGCCAGAGGTTGTTTTACCCATGAGCAAGATCAAGTTCAACATTGGAAAGATATTACAGAAAGAAGGCTGGGTTGAACGCACCGAGGTAATCAAGGCTGATGGCCAGAAAAACCAAGGCGGAGCTTTTGATCAGCTGAAGATCGTCCTGAAGTATAAGTCGGACGGCAAATCAGCTATCAGCTCGATCAAGCGCATCAGCAAGCCTAGCTTGCGCGTTTATGTCACCAAAGAAGAGCTGCCACGCGTCTTGAATAACCTCGGCATCGCTATCATCTCCACTTCCAAGGGGCTGATGACGAACAAAGAGGCTCGCAAGAACGGCATGGGCGGCGAAGTTGT carries:
- the rplC gene encoding 50S ribosomal protein L3, with amino-acid sequence MMKFALAKKVEMTQVWRNEIAIPVTKVKLEPGSIVQIKTSDRDGYDAVVVGFGSRRAKNIAKPQLGQMKGVGNFRYLKEFRYRLDIRTNEKAEFAALTRGLAIDPATFEVGDMVKVQGDSKGKGFQGGVKRHRFAGHKTTHGTKDQVRMPGSIGAGEPQHVFKGTRMAGRMGGESVTVSNLEIIDIDLEEGTMLVKGALPGARNGVLTIVGRGDLKTKAAAEAKAEEKVEEVKQEEAKTEVKAEEKVEETKAEEKTETKAETKAEEKPAAEVKEEAKVEEKSEEKKEEPKPKTEKKAEEKFEDSYIDKFNHLPEAEREKYSQPAIMDALNELERQYNIDLVPVLTKVAVAELKTEEVAKFIETEFKLETAKAEEIAKAMQDKIFNLVAAAPAAPTEAPVTSEK
- the rplD gene encoding 50S ribosomal protein L4; the protein is MTKVKLYNQKAEAIGEQELNDRIFAVALNDGLVHQAVVTQLANERQVLAHTKGRAEVRGGGKKPWKQKGTGRARAGSSRSPIWIGGGVTFGPLNNRNFTKKINTKMKQQALYMALTDKLAHNQLMLLDKVEFTEIKTKVFSEMLKGIETKVLPREAKTKRSALVVLAGKDENTKLSGRNLAGVEVINLDNLNIVDVLKYRDLIMTVDGVKKLEARLK
- the rplW gene encoding 50S ribosomal protein L23 is translated as MKDLYSEGGKKASDKTESKRKYDQAYRWIVKPLVTEKASVLNALNQYVFAVAKDANKIEVAKAIESIYGVKPVSVNMLRVSGKNVRFGRIQGKRKDWKKAVVTLPAGKSIKVYEGV
- the rplB gene encoding 50S ribosomal protein L2; the encoded protein is MAIIKVKPTTNGRRGMSFDDFSDITKREPEKALVIVKKRCSGRNNQGKITVRHRGGGSKRGIRIIDFKRDKFGIPGKVAAIEYDPNRGARLALINYADGAKRYIVAPVDLNVGAAIMSSQEQIEILPGNAMPVKFIPAGVMIYNIELQPGQGGKIARGAGVGVRVMGVEGNFAQIKMPSGEIRLIKKECLCSIGQVSNPDHSKINVGKAGRSRRMGIRPTVRGTAMNPNDHPHGGGEGNQPIGLKHPKTKWGKHALGVKTRRSKKSSSKLIIQRRKKNK
- the rpsS gene encoding 30S ribosomal protein S19, translated to MSRSLKKGPYVNERIVKKVLNLKPGDKTVIKVWDRAATITPEMVGFTFGVHNGRQHTPVYVVENMVGHKLGEFSPTRKFVSHGGKMAKDQAKGKK
- the rplV gene encoding 50S ribosomal protein L22, which produces MEITAKAKHIHMSARKVRLVVDVVRGNKVDQALAQLQFINKLATKPVAKLINSAIANAEHNFNLDRTNLFVKTIRVDEGVTMKRWMPKAHGRATPIRKRSSHIIVTLAEIKDSGSLKAREQKIEAPIKLGTKPTEEEGVKVKKTDKSNVPTETADEKGAKVNDPRYTGRSGHAKVEGGSKGFVGKMFQRKSG
- the rpsC gene encoding 30S ribosomal protein S3; the encoded protein is MGQKVNPKIFRIGITRTWDSKWFAQGKAYASNLEQDTKVRRYLIKELREAGVDRVEVERNHKKISVGIFTAKPGLIIGRGGAGAEDLKKKIHTKFLKNYKISDITLNITEVDRPNLSAQILAQSMALEIEKRMPFRRVMKQAINRVERAGALGVKVGIKGRLNGAEIARSEVLTSGSIPLHTMRADIDYALTTAATTYGAIGIKVWVYKGEVFGGAQSKKGEVIRERSKK
- the rplP gene encoding 50S ribosomal protein L16, giving the protein MLMPKKTKWRKSHKGSRGGKATRMIDVSFGEFGLQSTENCWVTARQIEATRRVLTRYLKKGGKLWIRVFPHKPVTQKSGEVPMGKGKGSVDHYVAVVKPGMVLFEIEGITAELAREAITLAGHKLPVKSKFVTKH
- the rpmC gene encoding 50S ribosomal protein L29, producing the protein MELKELKTKSEAELHRSLAESREKLRDLRFKDASRQLKDVREIREVKKLIAQILTLLHLPKQSSDQ
- the rpsQ gene encoding 30S ribosomal protein S17; its protein translation is MTKEVIKTENTAAAPIHRKFSGVVMSDKMDKTITVKVEQVKIHPKYKKRYTVSTKYKVHDEKNQYKVGDKVNFVECRPLSRDKRWRVVNA
- the rplN gene encoding 50S ribosomal protein L14, giving the protein MIQMGTRLLVADNSGAKRVQCIKVLGATKKRYARIAEIITVAVKEAAPHMSIKKGDVAHAVIVRVKKEIRRNDGTYIRFSENACVIIDKNKKEPKATRVFGPIAREVRKAGYQKIASLAPEVL
- a CDS encoding 50S ribosomal protein L24, coding for MKIKKNDKVMILAGKDNGKTGKVLQVFPVRQRVSVEGLNLLIKHLRPRREGEKGQRIEFPAPLNMSNVMLVCTKCGKPTRVAYKVTEGADGAKKTKVRVCKKCKQVID
- the rplE gene encoding 50S ribosomal protein L5, with product MRLQERYKKEILPSLQKEFGIKNILATPRLVKVVLNVGVGRQTKEQAFVDNVEKTLTRITGQKPVKTKARKSIASFKVREGQIIGLKVTLRGQRMYDFLEKLVSVSFPRIRDFRGISDKMVDKQGNMTIGFKEHTAFPEVRAEDIDNVHGLEICIDTTAENRETGLALFRALGFPFKTEEK
- a CDS encoding type Z 30S ribosomal protein S14, yielding MATKAQIAKSNRKPKFSTRVVRRCWRCGRNHGYIRDFNLCRICFRELATAGELPGVTKSSW
- the rpsH gene encoding 30S ribosomal protein S8; the encoded protein is MMDPIADMLTRIRNASAIRKPEVVLPMSKIKFNIGKILQKEGWVERTEVIKADGQKNQGGAFDQLKIVLKYKSDGKSAISSIKRISKPSLRVYVTKEELPRVLNNLGIAIISTSKGLMTNKEARKNGMGGEVVCEIY